The following coding sequences lie in one Megalodesulfovibrio gigas DSM 1382 = ATCC 19364 genomic window:
- the ftsY gene encoding signal recognition particle-docking protein FtsY, translating to MAFFSKIKRLWSKEQPPAAAAPPVEPVEPVEVVEAVEPVTPVEVVEPVTPVEPVTPVESVEVVEPVKPVEVAEPAPAAVAASAEVVPEELPVLDLDEVFEFSDEELDLPPAAEPVQPAPEAVTAPAPAPAPAPAPAPAPAPAPAPAPAPAPAPAAPVQPAPPAAVAPDQPAWQAELALALRQAEPRLSVWLALILGEHEKASPELWERLSFLFQALEAPENEARAFITSFTKWLDDMEYIRVKDFRSELQYRLALALELEDEEDERSRLFIKLSESIQKTREQLTRQLNVLFSSHDALTDAFWEELEEVLIMADVGVEAATSLTTALKERARSQGVTDPAAMRELLQEELKDIFTPPRTIKAVNPPEVVLVIGVNGVGKTTTIAKLAHRGVLQGRRVLIAAGDTFRAAAVEQLRIWAGRTGAGFFAKGQNADPAAVAFEAVEHCLKERYDLLIVDTAGRLHTKVDLMEELKKIKRVLGKKHPGAPHRSVLVLDATTGQNALSQTRLFNQGVGVDEIILTKLDGTAKGGVVVAIASLFKLPITFVGLGEKMEDLRPFHGEDFIKALLE from the coding sequence ATGGCATTTTTTTCCAAGATCAAGCGACTGTGGTCCAAGGAACAGCCCCCGGCGGCAGCGGCGCCGCCCGTCGAGCCCGTCGAGCCCGTCGAGGTTGTCGAAGCTGTCGAGCCGGTTACACCGGTCGAGGTTGTCGAGCCGGTTACACCCGTCGAGCCGGTTACACCCGTCGAGTCGGTCGAAGTCGTCGAGCCAGTCAAGCCGGTTGAAGTCGCCGAACCGGCTCCGGCCGCCGTCGCGGCTTCCGCCGAGGTGGTTCCCGAAGAACTGCCGGTGCTGGACCTGGACGAGGTGTTCGAGTTCTCGGACGAGGAGCTGGATCTGCCCCCTGCGGCCGAGCCGGTGCAGCCTGCGCCAGAAGCCGTTACAGCACCAGCCCCCGCACCAGCGCCCGCACCAGCGCCTGCACCAGCGCCAGCGCCTGCACCAGCACCAGCGCCAGCGCCTGCACCAGCGCCTGCCGCACCTGTGCAGCCTGCGCCCCCGGCAGCAGTCGCGCCCGATCAGCCCGCCTGGCAGGCCGAGCTGGCCCTGGCCCTGCGGCAGGCCGAGCCCCGGCTGTCTGTCTGGCTGGCCCTGATCCTCGGCGAGCATGAAAAGGCCTCGCCCGAGCTGTGGGAGCGGCTGTCCTTCCTGTTCCAGGCCCTGGAAGCGCCCGAGAACGAGGCCCGCGCCTTCATTACGTCCTTCACCAAGTGGTTGGACGACATGGAGTACATCCGGGTCAAGGACTTCCGGTCCGAGCTGCAGTACCGCCTGGCCCTGGCCCTGGAGCTGGAGGACGAAGAGGACGAGCGCTCCCGGCTGTTCATCAAGCTCTCGGAATCCATTCAGAAAACCAGAGAGCAGCTTACCCGGCAGCTCAATGTGCTGTTCTCGTCCCACGATGCCCTCACCGACGCCTTCTGGGAAGAGCTGGAAGAGGTGCTCATCATGGCCGACGTGGGCGTGGAAGCCGCCACGTCCCTCACCACCGCCCTCAAGGAACGCGCCCGCAGTCAGGGCGTGACCGATCCCGCGGCCATGCGCGAGCTGCTGCAGGAAGAGCTCAAGGACATCTTTACCCCGCCCAGGACCATCAAGGCCGTGAATCCGCCCGAAGTGGTGCTCGTCATCGGCGTCAACGGCGTGGGCAAGACCACCACCATCGCCAAGCTGGCCCATCGTGGGGTGCTGCAGGGCCGCCGGGTGCTCATTGCCGCGGGGGACACCTTCCGCGCCGCCGCCGTGGAGCAGTTGCGCATCTGGGCCGGCCGCACCGGGGCGGGCTTTTTCGCCAAGGGACAGAATGCGGACCCCGCGGCCGTGGCCTTCGAGGCCGTGGAACACTGCCTCAAGGAACGCTACGATTTGCTCATCGTGGACACCGCCGGCCGCCTGCACACCAAGGTGGACCTGATGGAGGAGCTCAAGAAGATCAAGCGGGTGCTGGGCAAGAAGCATCCCGGCGCGCCGCATCGCAGCGTGCTGGTGCTGGACGCCACCACCGGGCAGAATGCCCTGTCCCAGACCCGGCTGTTCAATCAGGGCGTGGGCGTGGACGAAATCATCCTCACCAAGCTCGATGGTACGGCCAAGGGCGGGGTGGTGGTGGCCATCGCCAGCCTGTTCAAGCTGCCCATCACCTTTGTGGGCCTGGGCGAGAAGATGGAAGACCTGCGGCCCTTCCACGGCGAGGACTTCATCAAGGCCCTGCTGGAGTAG
- a CDS encoding TatD family hydrolase — MSKKKKQDRPAPETLQLPCVGVESHAHLDFKPLAEDLPAVLARARAAGVDRLLQIFLGPEAYRNGVALFEAHRNVDFAIGVHPNSAEQCTDAAVAEMEAICREDARTAGRMKAIGEIGLDYYWDRVDPAVQRAAFAAQLELARGLALPVVIHSREAHADAVAMLKDLGFAHRPVLWHCFGGDLDQAREIVAAGWHVSIPGPVTYAKNTALREAVAAIPLQRLMLETDCPYLTPEPWRGTTNEPALMAFTAVEVARCKAMDPAALWAATGETARAFFGLPAC, encoded by the coding sequence ATGTCCAAGAAAAAGAAACAGGATCGCCCCGCGCCGGAGACCCTCCAGCTTCCCTGTGTGGGGGTGGAGAGTCACGCGCATCTGGATTTCAAGCCGCTGGCCGAGGACCTCCCGGCTGTGCTGGCCCGTGCCCGCGCCGCCGGGGTGGATCGGCTGCTGCAGATCTTCCTGGGGCCGGAGGCCTACCGCAATGGCGTCGCCTTGTTCGAGGCCCATCGAAACGTGGATTTTGCCATCGGCGTGCACCCCAACAGCGCGGAGCAGTGCACCGACGCCGCCGTGGCGGAGATGGAAGCCATCTGCCGCGAGGACGCCCGCACGGCCGGACGCATGAAGGCCATCGGCGAAATCGGCCTGGATTATTACTGGGACCGCGTGGACCCGGCCGTCCAGCGCGCGGCCTTTGCCGCCCAGCTGGAGCTGGCCCGCGGCCTGGCGCTGCCGGTGGTCATCCACTCCCGGGAGGCCCATGCCGATGCCGTGGCCATGCTCAAGGACCTGGGCTTTGCCCATCGGCCCGTGCTCTGGCACTGCTTTGGCGGGGATTTGGACCAGGCCCGGGAGATTGTGGCTGCCGGCTGGCACGTCTCCATCCCCGGACCGGTCACCTATGCCAAAAACACCGCCCTGCGCGAGGCCGTGGCTGCCATCCCCCTGCAGCGGCTGATGCTGGAGACAGACTGCCCCTACCTGACCCCTGAACCCTGGCGCGGCACCACCAACGAACCGGCCCTGATGGCCTTCACCGCCGTGGAAGTGGCCCGCTGCAAGGCCATGGACCCGGCGGCGCTGTGGGCTGCCACCGGCGAGACGGCCCGGGCCTTCTTCGGCCTGCCGGCCTGCTGA
- a CDS encoding glycosyltransferase — MRTFVFLPPLARGSGGLAVLKALVRTLHAAGREVYAVLREGLADADFPCLSWEQALPAPQDLWLVPEGWPNALAPGLHAGARCVVWVQNHGMLFSSLPEGLGWDRLPAHFLAISAPVARFIKDVLGQDAPILRPAVDGAVFFPEAVPASAPQGVREVRIAWMPRKNKALGQQIQAALAHRLRQTPALRGRVVWEPVHGLDQQGVAQALRRSQIFLATGFPEGCPLPPLEAMASGCLVTGFAGHGGWDYLRQAWDGLPGPWFESHPDAPGNALIAPDGDVLAATLALEQALRWHAEGDARLAPALAAARTTAARYAPHVFAHTAEALWTRAAAGEVFC, encoded by the coding sequence GTGCGTACCTTTGTGTTTCTGCCGCCCCTGGCGCGGGGCTCCGGCGGCCTGGCCGTGCTCAAGGCCCTGGTGCGTACCCTGCATGCCGCAGGGCGGGAGGTGTACGCCGTGCTGCGCGAAGGCCTGGCCGACGCGGACTTCCCCTGTCTGTCCTGGGAGCAGGCCCTGCCCGCGCCGCAGGACCTCTGGCTTGTGCCCGAGGGCTGGCCCAATGCCCTGGCTCCCGGGCTGCACGCCGGGGCGCGCTGCGTGGTCTGGGTGCAGAATCACGGCATGCTGTTTTCGTCGTTGCCCGAGGGCCTGGGCTGGGACCGGCTGCCGGCGCATTTTCTGGCCATCTCCGCCCCGGTGGCCCGGTTCATCAAGGACGTGCTGGGGCAGGACGCGCCCATCCTGCGGCCGGCCGTGGATGGCGCGGTGTTCTTTCCGGAGGCGGTCCCGGCGTCTGCGCCGCAGGGTGTCCGCGAGGTGCGGATTGCCTGGATGCCGCGCAAGAACAAGGCCCTGGGGCAGCAGATTCAGGCCGCGCTGGCGCATCGGCTGCGGCAGACGCCGGCCCTGCGCGGGCGCGTGGTCTGGGAGCCGGTGCACGGGCTGGATCAGCAGGGCGTGGCCCAGGCGTTGCGGCGCAGTCAGATTTTTCTGGCCACGGGCTTTCCCGAGGGCTGCCCGCTGCCGCCTCTGGAGGCCATGGCCAGCGGCTGCCTGGTGACGGGCTTTGCCGGCCATGGCGGCTGGGACTACCTGCGCCAGGCCTGGGACGGCCTGCCCGGCCCGTGGTTCGAGTCTCACCCGGACGCGCCGGGCAACGCGCTCATCGCACCGGATGGCGACGTCCTCGCTGCCACCCTGGCCCTGGAGCAGGCCCTGCGCTGGCATGCCGAGGGCGATGCCCGCCTTGCCCCGGCACTGGCCGCAGCCCGGACCACGGCGGCCCGGTATGCGCCCCACGTCTTTGCCCATACTGCCGAGGCCCTCTGGACCAGGGCGGCCGCCGGCGAGGTGTTTTGCTGA
- the recR gene encoding recombination mediator RecR — MPSTLPGPLHVLVTELASLPGLGPKSALRLALTLLKWPEARTRNLGTAIHELRDRLAICSRCGGLADRDPCELCMDPRRDPAVLCVLAEWDSLLAIESGGFFPGAYLILGGLIAPLDGVAAADLDLDRLTRRLAEGQVQEVVLALGTTLEAENTASYLKNLLARDFPQVRVTRLAQGMPLGAEVKYMDKETLRQSLTYRQEF, encoded by the coding sequence ATGCCCAGCACACTGCCCGGACCGCTGCATGTCCTGGTGACGGAGCTGGCCAGCCTGCCGGGGCTGGGGCCCAAGTCCGCCTTGCGGCTGGCCCTGACCCTGCTCAAATGGCCCGAGGCGCGCACGCGCAATCTGGGCACGGCCATCCACGAACTGCGGGATCGCCTGGCCATCTGCTCGCGCTGCGGCGGCCTGGCGGACCGGGATCCTTGTGAGCTGTGCATGGATCCCCGGCGCGATCCGGCCGTGCTCTGCGTGCTCGCCGAATGGGACAGCCTGCTGGCCATTGAATCCGGCGGCTTCTTCCCGGGCGCGTATCTCATCCTGGGCGGGCTCATCGCCCCCCTGGACGGTGTGGCCGCGGCGGATCTGGATCTGGACCGGCTCACCCGACGTCTGGCCGAAGGGCAGGTGCAGGAAGTGGTGCTGGCCCTGGGCACCACCCTGGAAGCGGAAAACACCGCCAGCTATCTGAAGAACCTGCTGGCCCGGGATTTTCCGCAGGTGCGTGTCACCCGGTTGGCCCAGGGCATGCCCCTGGGGGCGGAAGTGAAATACATGGACAAGGAAACCCTGCGCCAGTCCCTGACGTATCGGCAGGAGTTCTAG
- a CDS encoding YbaB/EbfC family nucleoid-associated protein, translating to MRGMNDLMRQAQMMQRKITKMQEELKERTVEASVGGGMVTVVCTGGQDVLKVTIDPQAVDPRDVGMLEDLVLSAVNEAMKKAREMMEQEMSAITGGVKIPGMF from the coding sequence ATGCGCGGCATGAACGATTTGATGCGCCAGGCCCAGATGATGCAACGCAAGATCACCAAGATGCAGGAAGAGCTCAAGGAGCGGACCGTGGAAGCCTCCGTGGGCGGCGGCATGGTCACGGTGGTGTGCACCGGCGGGCAGGACGTGCTCAAGGTGACCATCGATCCCCAGGCCGTGGACCCGCGCGACGTGGGCATGCTGGAAGATCTGGTGCTCTCCGCCGTCAACGAAGCCATGAAGAAGGCCCGGGAGATGATGGAGCAGGAAATGAGCGCCATCACCGGCGGGGTCAAGATTCCGGGGATGTTCTAA
- the dnaX gene encoding DNA polymerase III subunit gamma/tau — MSDASSPILPPSAPESAPASAPPAGGPLTARYRPQRFADVVGQEMVTSILSRASLENRIAPAYLFSGTRGVGKTTCARIFAKAMNCLTGPTAEPCNQCTHCRQITQGSSVDVVEMDGASNRGIDDARRLREDVAYAPMACRYKVCIIDEAHMLTREAFNALLKTLEEPPGNVAFILATTEAHKFPATIISRCQHFIFKRVTHARLAQHLQSVLAREGVDYEDGAVQLLARRAAGSVRDGMSLLSQVLALGHQGRGRVEEALVRDLLGLAGQDVLQDMLAAIHRQDPVALAGLLRAVLDQGLDMGFFLRELGQSWRNLFLLKQSGEAALPLLEMSTEAARGWLEWSRKFSLAHIHAAWQMTLEGQRRVLTSAEPALALELLLLNLAFLPRLLPVASLRREDVPAAPPFSAPPAAPSPAPSSAAPPAAAPSTPVSPPPSSIPPWEGAAPAPQPAAPSRSWSGFMECYKAALAGTGMASRLHGVSPVLEGNRLMIPCASEFFHAQLTDPPHFALFSRCLADYFGPGLELVVEPPAPVETQQEMEAKVLQHPVVQAVQAELAGRIINVKRQQ, encoded by the coding sequence ATGTCCGACGCGTCGTCCCCCATCCTGCCCCCGTCCGCGCCAGAGAGCGCCCCGGCTTCGGCCCCTCCGGCCGGCGGTCCCCTCACGGCCCGCTATCGTCCGCAACGCTTTGCCGACGTGGTGGGGCAGGAGATGGTCACGTCCATCCTCTCCCGGGCCAGCCTGGAAAATCGCATCGCCCCGGCCTATCTCTTCAGCGGCACCCGCGGCGTGGGCAAGACCACCTGCGCCCGCATCTTCGCCAAGGCCATGAATTGCCTGACCGGTCCCACGGCCGAACCGTGCAACCAGTGCACGCATTGCCGGCAGATCACCCAGGGATCCAGCGTGGATGTGGTGGAGATGGACGGCGCCTCCAACCGCGGCATCGACGATGCCCGCCGCCTGCGCGAGGACGTGGCCTACGCGCCCATGGCCTGCCGGTACAAGGTCTGCATCATTGACGAAGCCCATATGCTCACCCGCGAGGCCTTCAACGCCCTGCTGAAGACGCTGGAGGAGCCGCCGGGCAACGTCGCGTTCATCCTGGCCACCACCGAGGCCCACAAGTTTCCGGCGACCATCATCAGCCGTTGCCAGCACTTCATTTTCAAGCGCGTCACCCATGCCCGTCTGGCGCAGCACCTGCAAAGCGTGCTGGCCCGCGAGGGCGTGGACTACGAAGACGGCGCCGTGCAGCTGCTGGCCCGCCGGGCCGCAGGCAGCGTGCGGGACGGCATGTCCCTGCTCAGTCAGGTGCTGGCCCTGGGGCACCAGGGCCGGGGCAGGGTGGAAGAAGCCCTGGTGCGCGATCTGCTGGGCCTGGCCGGACAGGACGTGCTGCAGGACATGCTGGCCGCCATCCATCGCCAGGATCCCGTGGCCCTGGCCGGGCTGCTCCGGGCCGTGCTGGATCAGGGGCTGGACATGGGATTTTTTCTGCGGGAACTGGGCCAGAGCTGGCGCAATCTGTTTCTGCTCAAGCAGAGCGGGGAGGCTGCCCTGCCCCTGCTGGAGATGAGCACCGAGGCGGCCCGGGGCTGGCTGGAGTGGTCCCGCAAGTTCTCCCTGGCCCACATCCATGCCGCGTGGCAGATGACCCTGGAAGGGCAGCGCCGGGTGCTTACCAGCGCGGAACCGGCCCTGGCCCTGGAACTGCTGCTGCTGAATCTGGCGTTTTTGCCGCGACTGCTGCCCGTGGCTTCCTTGCGGCGGGAGGACGTGCCGGCAGCCCCGCCGTTTTCTGCACCGCCGGCTGCACCGTCTCCCGCGCCGTCTTCTGCCGCACCGCCGGCTGCCGCGCCGTCCACGCCTGTTTCGCCGCCGCCGTCTTCCATCCCACCCTGGGAGGGGGCAGCGCCAGCCCCGCAGCCCGCAGCGCCGTCCCGCTCTTGGTCGGGATTCATGGAGTGCTACAAGGCGGCCCTGGCCGGGACGGGCATGGCCTCGCGGCTGCACGGGGTTTCGCCGGTGTTGGAGGGGAATCGGCTGATGATTCCCTGCGCCAGCGAGTTTTTTCATGCGCAACTGACGGACCCGCCGCACTTCGCGCTGTTCTCCCGTTGTCTGGCCGACTATTTCGGGCCGGGCCTGGAGCTGGTGGTGGAGCCGCCCGCGCCGGTGGAGACGCAGCAGGAGATGGAAGCCAAAGTGCTGCAGCATCCGGTGGTGCAGGCCGTGCAGGCCGAGCTGGCCGGCCGCATCATCAATGTGAAGCGGCAGCAGTAG
- a CDS encoding branched-chain amino acid transaminase: protein MVQKTPYIWFDGNLVPWDEAQVHVLTHALHYGVGVFEGIRAYNCGDCSAVFRLPEHVRRFFDSARILRMTIPHSEQTITDAIVDTLKANNMKEGYIRPLSFFGAGAMGVLPKDNPVQTIIATWPWGAYLGEDALEKGIRVCTSSFTRHHVNVMMTKSKAVGNYVNSVLAKMEAVDDGYDEALMLDTNGYVSEASGANIFIVRRGIIKTTPLTSILEGITRDSLMVVAKAMGYTVVEQQFTRDELYVADEAFFCGTAAELTPIREVDRRQIGTGEFPISRALQKEFFKVVQGQDPAYEGWLHRYSC from the coding sequence ATGGTTCAGAAAACGCCCTACATCTGGTTTGATGGCAACCTCGTCCCCTGGGACGAGGCCCAGGTCCACGTCCTGACCCATGCCTTGCATTACGGCGTGGGCGTGTTCGAGGGCATCCGGGCCTACAATTGCGGCGACTGCTCCGCCGTGTTCCGCCTGCCCGAGCATGTGCGCCGGTTTTTCGATTCCGCCCGCATTCTGCGCATGACCATTCCGCATTCCGAACAGACCATCACCGATGCCATTGTGGATACCCTCAAGGCCAACAACATGAAGGAAGGCTACATCCGGCCGCTGTCCTTCTTCGGCGCCGGGGCCATGGGCGTGCTGCCCAAGGACAACCCGGTGCAGACCATCATCGCCACCTGGCCCTGGGGCGCGTACCTGGGCGAGGATGCGTTGGAAAAGGGCATCCGCGTCTGCACGTCCAGCTTCACCCGGCATCATGTGAACGTGATGATGACCAAGTCCAAGGCCGTGGGCAACTACGTCAACTCCGTGCTGGCCAAGATGGAAGCCGTGGACGACGGGTACGACGAAGCCCTGATGCTGGACACCAACGGCTACGTCTCCGAAGCCTCGGGCGCGAACATCTTCATCGTGCGCAGGGGCATCATCAAGACCACGCCGCTGACGTCCATCCTGGAAGGCATCACCCGCGACAGCCTCATGGTGGTGGCCAAGGCCATGGGCTACACCGTGGTGGAACAGCAGTTCACCCGGGATGAACTGTACGTGGCCGACGAAGCCTTCTTCTGCGGCACCGCCGCCGAACTGACGCCCATCCGCGAGGTGGACCGCCGCCAGATCGGCACCGGGGAGTTCCCCATCTCCCGCGCCCTGCAGAAGGAATTCTTCAAGGTGGTGCAGGGCCAGGACCCCGCATACGAAGGCTGGCTGCATCGCTACAGCTGCTAG
- a CDS encoding NAD(P)/FAD-dependent oxidoreductase, translating into MNTWDVIIVGAGPAGLFAAYQLCEHSDLKVLVLDKGHDIHKRACPIKKDGVCRKCDPCHILAGVGGAGLFSDGKLNYIHKLGKSDLTQFLPLSEAQALIDETEAVFNRFGMDGPVYPTDWEAAREIRKTAKKHGVDLLLIKQKHLGSDKLPYHIATMTAHLRDRGVVFHTREEAKDIVVEDGRITGLVTSKAEYKARHVILAPGRLGAEWCSRIAARHRLACSQRGIEVGVRVEVHKDIYSDITDVIYDPTFFIQTSKYDDSTRTFCTNREGFVSLENYQDFVCVNGHAYMDRKSENTNFAFLSKVVLTEPVSDNQTYGEAIGRLATLIGGGKPILQRFGDLKRGRRSTWNRIMKSSIEPTMKNVVCGDLAMALPDRILENLVEGLERLNLVAPGVSNEETLLYAPEIKFFANQVESDSTLMTRIQGLYVAGDGPGVAGNIVAAAATGLLPAKAILADKAQHAAGENQG; encoded by the coding sequence GTGAATACCTGGGACGTCATCATCGTCGGCGCCGGCCCGGCCGGCCTCTTTGCCGCCTACCAATTGTGCGAGCATTCGGATCTGAAGGTTCTGGTCCTGGACAAGGGCCACGACATCCACAAACGCGCCTGCCCCATCAAGAAGGACGGCGTCTGCCGCAAGTGCGATCCCTGCCATATCCTGGCGGGCGTGGGCGGGGCGGGCCTGTTCTCCGACGGCAAGCTGAACTACATCCACAAGCTCGGCAAGTCGGACCTCACCCAGTTCCTGCCCCTTTCCGAAGCGCAGGCCCTCATCGACGAGACCGAGGCCGTCTTCAACCGCTTCGGCATGGACGGGCCCGTGTACCCCACCGACTGGGAAGCCGCCCGGGAAATCCGCAAGACGGCCAAAAAGCACGGGGTGGATCTGCTGCTCATCAAGCAAAAGCACCTGGGCAGCGACAAATTGCCCTACCACATCGCCACCATGACGGCCCACCTGCGCGACAGGGGCGTCGTCTTCCACACCAGGGAGGAAGCCAAAGACATTGTGGTGGAAGATGGCCGCATCACCGGGCTGGTGACCAGCAAGGCCGAGTACAAGGCCCGCCATGTCATCCTGGCCCCGGGACGCCTGGGCGCGGAGTGGTGCTCGCGCATCGCCGCCCGGCATCGGCTGGCCTGCTCCCAGCGCGGCATCGAGGTGGGCGTGCGCGTGGAAGTGCACAAGGACATCTATTCCGACATCACGGATGTCATCTACGACCCCACGTTCTTCATCCAGACCAGCAAATATGACGATTCCACCCGCACCTTCTGCACCAACCGCGAAGGCTTCGTCTCCCTGGAGAACTATCAGGACTTCGTGTGCGTGAACGGGCATGCGTACATGGACCGCAAGTCCGAGAACACCAACTTTGCGTTTCTTTCCAAGGTGGTGCTGACGGAACCCGTTTCGGACAACCAGACCTATGGCGAGGCCATCGGCCGGCTGGCCACCCTCATCGGCGGCGGCAAGCCGATCCTGCAACGCTTCGGCGACCTCAAGCGCGGTCGGCGCTCCACCTGGAACCGGATCATGAAAAGTTCCATCGAACCGACCATGAAGAACGTCGTGTGCGGGGATCTGGCCATGGCCCTGCCCGATCGCATCCTGGAAAACCTGGTGGAAGGCCTGGAACGGCTGAATCTGGTGGCCCCGGGCGTCTCCAACGAGGAAACGCTGCTCTACGCGCCGGAAATCAAGTTCTTCGCCAACCAGGTGGAGTCGGACAGCACGCTGATGACGCGCATCCAGGGACTGTATGTGGCGGGCGACGGCCCCGGCGTGGCCGGCAACATCGTCGCCGCTGCAGCCACGGGCCTGCTGCCGGCCAAGGCCATCCTTGCCGACAAGGCGCAACACGCCGCCGGGGAGAACCAGGGATGA
- a CDS encoding DMT family transporter — MPTPTRPAQSSRLAATLALSLAMVLWGSSFIAMKVAVGALHPLLVIFGRMLLATLLFAVFARRFMRAEYHKGDWKPMLLMGLCEPGLYFLFEAYALTHTSAAQAGMVTAMLPVMVAGAAAVWLGERPSPRIWAGFILAVLGVIWLSTASTVQETAPNPLLGNFLEFMAMVCATGYMLLLKKLSARYSPWLLTAIQALVGTLFYLPTLPFVSWPQTWEPLPLLAVLYLGSVVTIGAYGCYNFGMSRLPASQASAFVNAIPAVSLLLAWLLLGETLNAQQLLACGAVFAGVVLSQGTVRQT; from the coding sequence ATGCCCACGCCCACGCGGCCGGCCCAGTCCTCCCGTCTCGCCGCCACCCTGGCCCTGAGCCTGGCCATGGTGCTGTGGGGGTCGAGCTTCATCGCCATGAAGGTGGCCGTGGGCGCCCTGCACCCCCTGCTGGTGATCTTCGGCCGCATGCTCCTGGCCACCCTGCTGTTCGCCGTCTTCGCCCGGCGGTTCATGCGGGCGGAATACCACAAGGGGGACTGGAAGCCCATGCTGCTCATGGGGCTGTGTGAGCCGGGGCTGTATTTTCTGTTCGAGGCGTACGCCCTCACGCACACCTCTGCGGCGCAGGCCGGCATGGTCACGGCCATGCTGCCGGTGATGGTGGCCGGCGCGGCAGCCGTCTGGCTGGGGGAGCGGCCCTCGCCGCGCATCTGGGCCGGATTCATCCTGGCTGTGCTGGGGGTGATCTGGCTTTCCACGGCATCCACGGTGCAGGAGACCGCGCCCAACCCGCTGCTGGGCAACTTCCTGGAATTCATGGCCATGGTCTGCGCCACGGGCTACATGTTGCTGCTCAAGAAGCTCTCCGCCCGCTATTCCCCCTGGCTGCTCACGGCCATTCAGGCCCTGGTGGGGACGCTCTTCTACCTGCCCACGCTGCCCTTCGTCAGTTGGCCGCAAACATGGGAACCCCTGCCGCTGCTGGCGGTGCTGTACCTGGGATCCGTGGTCACCATCGGGGCCTATGGCTGCTACAACTTCGGCATGAGCCGGCTGCCGGCCAGTCAGGCATCGGCCTTTGTGAACGCCATCCCGGCCGTGTCCCTGCTGCTGGCCTGGCTGCTGCTGGGCGAGACGTTGAACGCCCAGCAACTGCTGGCCTGCGGCGCGGTGTTCGCCGGGGTGGTCCTCAGCCAGGGCACCGTGCGCCAAACCTGA